A genomic stretch from Mycobacterium cookii includes:
- the mnmA gene encoding tRNA 2-thiouridine(34) synthase MnmA, with protein MKVLAAMSGGVDSSVAAARMVDAGHDVVGVHLALSQTPGTLRTGSRGCCSKEDAGDARRVADVLRIPFYVWDFADKFNEDVIDDFVSSYARGETPNPCVRCNERIKFSALAARALALGFDAVVTGHYARLSDGRLRRAVDKDKDQSYVLAVLTAGQLRHAAFPIGDTPKSQIRAEAARRGLAVADKPDSHDICFIPSGDTRAFLGARIGVRRGSVVDQGGAVLASHDGVHGFTIGQRKGLGIAGPGPDGQPRYVTAIDAASGTVQVGSAADLEVWRLTGHQPVFTAGVAPTGPVECAVQVRAHGEVVDAVAELTGDELAVRLRTPLRGVAPGQTLVLYRPDPAGDEVLGSATIASAA; from the coding sequence ATGAAGGTTCTCGCCGCGATGAGCGGTGGTGTCGACTCGTCGGTCGCCGCCGCCCGGATGGTCGATGCCGGCCACGATGTGGTCGGCGTGCACCTGGCGCTGTCGCAGACTCCCGGCACGCTGCGCACCGGCTCGCGAGGGTGCTGCTCCAAAGAAGATGCCGGCGACGCTCGCCGTGTCGCTGACGTGCTCAGAATCCCGTTCTACGTCTGGGATTTCGCGGACAAGTTCAACGAAGACGTGATCGACGATTTCGTGTCGTCCTACGCTCGCGGCGAAACCCCGAACCCGTGTGTGCGGTGCAACGAGCGGATCAAGTTCTCCGCGCTGGCGGCACGCGCTCTGGCGCTGGGCTTCGACGCGGTCGTCACCGGCCACTACGCCCGGCTGTCCGACGGACGGCTGCGTCGCGCCGTCGACAAGGACAAGGACCAGTCCTACGTGCTGGCCGTGCTGACTGCCGGCCAACTGCGCCACGCCGCGTTTCCGATCGGCGACACCCCGAAGTCGCAGATCCGCGCCGAGGCCGCACGGCGCGGGCTGGCGGTCGCGGACAAGCCGGACAGCCACGACATCTGCTTCATCCCGTCCGGCGACACCCGGGCCTTTCTGGGCGCTCGCATCGGCGTGCGCCGCGGCTCGGTCGTCGACCAGGGCGGCGCCGTGCTGGCCAGCCACGACGGCGTGCACGGATTCACCATCGGCCAGCGCAAGGGACTGGGCATCGCCGGTCCGGGCCCCGACGGCCAGCCGCGCTACGTCACCGCGATCGACGCCGCGAGCGGCACCGTCCAGGTCGGCTCGGCCGCTGACCTGGAGGTCTGGCGGCTAACCGGCCACCAACCGGTGTTCACCGCCGGCGTCGCACCCACCGGGCCCGTCGAATGCGCGGTCCAGGTGCGGGCGCACGGCGAGGTCGTCGACGCGGTCGCGGAGTTGACGGGCGACGAGCTTGCGGTGCGGCTGCGCACGCCGCTGCGGGGCGTGGCGCCGGGGCAGACGCTGGTGCTGTACCGGCCGGACCCGGCCGGCGACGAGGTGCTGGGCAGCGCGACCATCGCCTCGGCGGCCTGA
- a CDS encoding metal-dependent hydrolase, translating to MTDLEVHHDGYPTYRRKTRFDWSKTPLHWVPDDPFSTHTMNVLHLVLPAGERWFIQVVTEAEPLVDDPELKAAIKPFIQQEAWHAWAHQMVLQHLAEQRLDTKPYTDSLQNWLSKIGAARPEWVPFLRRWWLYGRLAVAAALEPFNAVLGQWVIENRGLESAGADETMLDLLRWHGAEEIEHRSLVFDIYQHVCGNYILRALVMLMTAPVFSLWLIRGVRFLMAQDATVSAKPRWRDWLRASRQNRVPGPRLVLVSVASRFVRPSYHPSTDCSTQLAMDYLEKSPAARAARERAEALMAQTKEPPAL from the coding sequence ATGACTGATCTCGAGGTCCACCACGATGGGTATCCGACCTATCGCCGTAAAACTCGCTTCGACTGGTCGAAGACCCCCTTGCACTGGGTGCCCGACGACCCGTTCTCCACCCACACGATGAACGTGCTCCATCTGGTGCTGCCGGCCGGTGAGCGGTGGTTCATCCAGGTCGTCACCGAGGCGGAACCGCTCGTCGACGACCCGGAGCTGAAAGCCGCCATCAAGCCGTTCATCCAGCAGGAGGCCTGGCACGCTTGGGCGCACCAGATGGTGCTTCAGCACCTGGCGGAGCAGCGCCTCGATACCAAGCCCTACACCGACAGCCTGCAAAACTGGCTGTCGAAGATCGGCGCCGCACGTCCCGAATGGGTACCTTTCCTGCGGCGGTGGTGGCTGTACGGGCGCCTCGCAGTTGCCGCGGCGCTGGAACCGTTCAACGCTGTGCTGGGTCAATGGGTGATCGAGAACCGCGGTCTCGAGAGCGCCGGGGCCGACGAGACCATGCTCGACCTGCTGCGCTGGCACGGCGCCGAGGAGATCGAGCACCGGTCCCTGGTGTTCGACATCTATCAGCACGTGTGCGGCAACTACATCCTGAGGGCGTTGGTCATGCTGATGACTGCACCGGTTTTCTCGCTGTGGTTGATCAGGGGAGTGCGATTCTTGATGGCGCAAGATGCCACCGTCAGCGCGAAGCCGCGCTGGCGCGACTGGTTACGGGCATCACGGCAAAACCGGGTGCCGGGCCCACGGCTGGTCTTGGTGTCGGTGGCCAGCCGCTTCGTCCGGCCCAGCTATCACCCCAGCACAGACTGCTCGACGCAGCTGGCGATGGACTATCTGGAAAAGTCGCCCGCAGCCCGCGCCGCCCGCGAACGGGCCGAAGCCCTCATGGCTCAAACCAAGGAACCGCCCGCTCTTTAA
- a CDS encoding cysteine desulfurase family protein, producing MVYLDHAATSPMHPAAVEAVTAVLSTVGNASSLHTTGRAARRRMEESRELIAAKLGARPSEVIFTAGGTESDNLAVKGIYWARRDAEPRHRRIITTEVEHHAVLDAVTWLAEHEGAEVTWLPTAADGSVSLAALRDALQRYDDVALVSVMWANNEVGTIMPIDELAAVAAEFEVPMHSDAVQAVGQLPVAFAASQLSAMSVAAHKFGGPPGAGALLLRRDVGCMPLSHGGGQERDIRSGTPDVAGAVGMATAVQYAVDGLEANAARLRRLRDRLIDGVLSSVEDTYLNGATGARRLPGNAHFTFDGCEGDALLMLLDANGIECSTGSACTAGVAQPSHVLLAMGADAASARGSLRLSLGHTSVEADVDAALQVLPGAVARARQAALAAAGVSR from the coding sequence ATGGTCTACCTGGATCACGCCGCGACCTCCCCGATGCACCCCGCTGCCGTCGAGGCGGTGACGGCTGTGCTGAGCACCGTCGGCAACGCCTCGTCGCTGCACACCACCGGTCGCGCCGCCCGGCGCCGCATGGAGGAATCCCGCGAGCTGATCGCCGCGAAGCTCGGCGCGCGCCCGTCCGAGGTGATCTTCACCGCCGGCGGCACCGAGAGCGACAACCTCGCCGTCAAGGGCATCTACTGGGCGCGCCGCGACGCCGAACCACGGCACCGCCGCATCATCACCACCGAGGTGGAACACCACGCTGTGCTCGACGCGGTGACCTGGCTGGCCGAACACGAGGGCGCCGAGGTGACCTGGTTGCCCACCGCCGCCGACGGTTCGGTCTCCTTGGCCGCGCTGCGCGATGCGTTGCAGCGCTACGACGACGTCGCACTGGTCTCGGTGATGTGGGCCAACAACGAGGTCGGCACCATCATGCCGATCGACGAACTTGCCGCCGTCGCCGCCGAATTCGAGGTGCCGATGCACAGCGATGCCGTGCAGGCAGTGGGGCAGTTGCCGGTCGCTTTCGCTGCCAGCCAGCTGTCCGCGATGAGCGTGGCTGCCCACAAGTTCGGCGGACCTCCCGGTGCCGGAGCCCTGCTGCTTCGCCGAGACGTCGGGTGCATGCCGTTGTCGCACGGCGGTGGACAGGAGCGTGACATCCGTTCCGGCACACCCGATGTCGCGGGTGCAGTCGGCATGGCCACCGCAGTGCAGTACGCGGTGGACGGCCTGGAGGCCAACGCCGCGCGGCTGCGCCGGCTGCGCGACCGGCTGATCGACGGCGTGCTGTCCAGCGTCGAGGACACCTATCTCAACGGCGCTACCGGCGCCCGACGGCTGCCGGGCAACGCACACTTCACCTTCGACGGCTGCGAAGGCGACGCATTATTGATGTTGTTGGACGCCAACGGAATCGAATGCTCGACGGGATCGGCGTGCACGGCCGGGGTGGCGCAGCCGTCGCATGTGTTGCTCGCCATGGGCGCCGACGCCGCCAGCGCCCGTGGATCGCTGCGACTGTCATTGGGGCACACCAGTGTCGAAGCGGACGTCGACGCGGCGTTGCAGGTGCTGCCCGGTGCCGTTGCTCGCGCGCGACAGGCCGCACTCGCCGCCGCCGGGGTGTCCCGATGA
- a CDS encoding lysophospholipid acyltransferase family protein, producing MNSPGMRAHAWLPRATCDAHCLDAGASATSQRVIVALRVARRIGLLLLFAPALPLLAVVLPGWSKARQLYCRLLLWCLGVRITLSGGPIRNLPGVLVVSDHMSWLDVLTIGATLPSARWRASPVSFVARADVAGNVAVRMMARIVRVIPIERTSLRQLPEVVATVAARLYAGHTVVAFPEGTTWCGLPGPSHPSGDDAGRAAARGGAGPSHQGSGPFYPAMFQAAVDTGRPVQPLRLRYHHRDGRTSTVPAFIGDDTLLRSIGRLMVARRTVARIYVESLQLPGADRRELARRCQAAIRVPAAPNTDHGQRSSVLAS from the coding sequence ATGAACAGTCCGGGGATGCGCGCCCACGCCTGGCTGCCGCGGGCGACCTGCGACGCCCACTGCCTGGATGCCGGTGCATCCGCCACGTCGCAACGGGTGATCGTGGCGCTGCGGGTGGCGCGCCGTATCGGCCTGCTGCTGCTGTTCGCGCCGGCGCTGCCGCTGCTCGCGGTGGTGCTGCCGGGCTGGTCCAAAGCCAGGCAGCTGTACTGCCGGCTGTTGCTGTGGTGCCTGGGGGTCCGGATCACGTTGTCCGGCGGTCCGATTCGGAATCTTCCCGGCGTGCTGGTGGTCAGCGATCACATGTCCTGGCTGGATGTGCTGACGATCGGCGCGACGCTGCCGTCAGCCCGGTGGCGTGCATCGCCGGTGTCGTTCGTCGCCCGCGCCGACGTGGCGGGCAACGTCGCGGTGCGGATGATGGCGCGCATCGTGCGGGTGATCCCGATCGAGCGGACCAGCCTGCGGCAACTGCCCGAGGTAGTCGCCACCGTCGCCGCCCGCCTGTACGCGGGTCACACCGTGGTGGCGTTTCCGGAGGGCACCACCTGGTGCGGCCTCCCCGGGCCATCGCATCCGTCCGGCGACGATGCGGGCCGTGCAGCGGCCCGAGGAGGAGCTGGGCCATCGCATCAGGGCTCCGGGCCGTTCTATCCGGCCATGTTCCAGGCCGCCGTCGACACCGGCCGACCGGTCCAGCCGCTGCGGCTGCGCTACCACCACCGAGACGGCCGAACGTCGACCGTCCCGGCCTTCATCGGCGACGACACGTTGCTGCGGTCGATCGGCCGGCTGATGGTGGCGCGCCGCACAGTGGCCCGCATCTACGTCGAATCGCTGCAGCTGCCGGGCGCCGACCGCCGGGAGCTGGCCCGTCGCTGCCAGGCGGCGATCCGCGTCCCCGCGGCGCCGAACACCGATCACGGGCAGCGGTCGTCCGTGCTGGCGTCCTGA
- a CDS encoding GNAT family N-acetyltransferase, producing MSMDTVLIPSHRPEKPADPRYSLLLSTDPVQIEAAQRLRYDVFSSEPGFGLTGQDGGLDVDLFDEHCDHLLVREDNSGELVGCYRMLSPYGAAAAGGLYTATEFDITALDALRPSLVEMGRAVVHNDHRNGAVVLLMWAGILAYLDRCDFDYVTGCVSVPVANAGEPPGTQIRGVRDFVLRRHPAPDDYRVHPHRPVIIDGRPLDEIPPPARPAIPPLMRGYLRLGARICGEPAHDAAFGVGDFPALLDKRLADTRYLRRLRSISAATEAASKVA from the coding sequence ATGAGCATGGATACGGTACTCATACCCTCGCACCGGCCGGAGAAACCGGCCGATCCGCGCTACTCGTTGTTGCTGTCCACCGACCCCGTGCAGATCGAGGCCGCCCAGCGGCTTCGTTACGACGTGTTCAGCAGCGAGCCCGGATTCGGGCTGACCGGCCAGGACGGCGGGCTCGACGTCGACCTCTTCGACGAGCACTGCGACCACTTGCTGGTGCGCGAGGACAACTCCGGCGAGCTGGTCGGCTGCTACCGGATGCTCTCACCGTACGGTGCCGCCGCAGCCGGCGGCCTTTACACCGCAACGGAATTCGACATCACAGCACTGGATGCACTGCGGCCGTCGCTGGTGGAGATGGGGCGCGCGGTGGTGCACAACGACCATCGCAACGGCGCTGTGGTCCTGCTGATGTGGGCCGGCATCCTGGCCTATCTGGATCGCTGCGACTTCGACTACGTCACCGGCTGCGTGTCGGTGCCGGTGGCGAACGCCGGCGAACCACCGGGCACCCAGATCCGCGGGGTCCGGGACTTCGTGCTGCGTCGCCATCCGGCTCCCGACGATTACCGGGTGCACCCGCACCGGCCGGTGATCATCGACGGGCGCCCACTCGACGAGATCCCGCCGCCCGCGCGGCCGGCGATACCGCCGCTGATGCGCGGTTATCTGCGACTGGGCGCCCGGATATGCGGCGAACCGGCCCACGATGCCGCGTTCGGTGTCGGTGATTTCCCCGCGCTGCTGGACAAGCGCCTGGCCGACACCCGCTACCTGCGACGACTCCGGTCGATCTCGGCGGCCACCGAGGCAGCAAGCAAGGTCGCGTGA
- a CDS encoding sensor domain-containing protein produces the protein MIARRVMLCAAALLAAACSRTVDGTALPASGGGPNTSGVSVDRVLLDQSRMQAIAGADEHLTIIPSMDGSAPVDIDTLAKVAPPECRFVYADTATFGPDIETFHKTTFQYPPRGGLISEGAAAYRDIGTAHHAFDALVATVRRCADSSAGPGYVGSWNADERSLETRPGDCGRNYLLKAVVLVEVTFCGFPESVPAMVITNIAANVPG, from the coding sequence ATGATTGCCCGTCGAGTGATGTTGTGTGCTGCGGCGCTGCTGGCTGCAGCGTGCTCCCGCACGGTTGACGGCACCGCGCTGCCGGCGTCGGGCGGCGGCCCGAACACGTCCGGTGTCAGCGTCGATCGGGTGCTGCTGGATCAATCCCGGATGCAGGCGATCGCGGGCGCCGACGAGCATCTCACGATCATCCCGTCGATGGATGGCTCGGCGCCGGTCGATATCGACACGCTCGCCAAGGTCGCACCCCCGGAATGCCGGTTCGTCTACGCCGACACCGCGACCTTCGGTCCCGACATCGAGACGTTTCACAAGACGACGTTCCAGTACCCGCCCCGCGGCGGGCTGATCTCGGAGGGCGCCGCCGCATACCGGGATATCGGCACCGCGCATCACGCGTTCGACGCGCTGGTGGCCACCGTCCGCCGCTGCGCGGACAGCTCCGCCGGACCGGGATACGTCGGCTCCTGGAACGCCGACGAGCGCTCGCTGGAGACCCGGCCCGGCGACTGCGGGCGCAATTACCTGCTCAAGGCCGTGGTGCTGGTGGAGGTGACGTTCTGCGGCTTCCCGGAGTCGGTGCCCGCGATGGTGATCACCAACATCGCTGCCAACGTGCCGGGCTGA
- the msrA gene encoding peptide-methionine (S)-S-oxide reductase MsrA: MSAATNRRRAILAAGLTSLALAATVFLVRSPVMPSASGTMASAIPAPTLDEPTAGRPKTETAVLAGGCFWGVQGVYQHVKGVQSAQSGYAGGDAATANYDAVTTETTGHAESVRITYDPTQVTYGQLLQVFFAVVQDPTELNRQGPDVGPSYRSVIFTQNDTQQKIANAYIAQLNAAGAFPAPIVTTVSTGEFFPAEAYHQDFLSLHPNNPYIVENDLPKLNALRSTFPELYRD; the protein is encoded by the coding sequence ATGAGCGCAGCGACGAATCGCCGGCGGGCAATCCTGGCGGCCGGGCTGACAAGTTTGGCACTGGCCGCAACGGTGTTCCTCGTGCGATCGCCGGTGATGCCGTCCGCGAGCGGCACGATGGCCAGCGCCATTCCGGCGCCGACCCTCGACGAACCGACAGCGGGGCGCCCGAAGACCGAGACCGCAGTGCTGGCCGGTGGCTGCTTCTGGGGTGTGCAGGGCGTCTACCAGCACGTCAAAGGCGTGCAATCCGCTCAATCGGGATACGCCGGCGGCGACGCCGCGACGGCTAACTACGACGCGGTCACCACCGAAACCACTGGCCATGCCGAGTCGGTACGCATCACCTACGACCCGACTCAGGTGACCTACGGCCAGCTGTTGCAGGTCTTTTTCGCCGTCGTGCAAGATCCGACCGAACTCAACCGCCAGGGACCCGACGTGGGCCCTTCGTACCGTTCGGTGATCTTCACTCAGAACGACACCCAGCAGAAGATTGCGAACGCCTATATCGCGCAATTGAACGCGGCCGGCGCGTTCCCCGCGCCGATCGTCACCACGGTGTCGACTGGCGAGTTCTTCCCGGCGGAGGCCTACCACCAGGACTTCCTGAGCTTGCACCCGAACAACCCGTACATCGTCGAGAACGACCTGCCGAAGCTGAACGCCCTCAGGTCCACGTTTCCGGAGCTCTACCGCGATTAA
- the ligA gene encoding NAD-dependent DNA ligase LigA codes for MSSPEADPVPHEVRRTWRELADEVREHQFRYYVRDSPIISDEDFDTLLRRLAALEDEHPELRTPDSPTQLVGGAGFATDFTSAEHLERMLSLDNVFSTEEFDVWAGRIHAEVGAEVPFLCELKIDGVALALVYRDGRLVRAATRGDGRTGEDVTNNARTIDDVPERLTPNDEHPIPDVLEVRGEVFFRLADFEALNAALVEDGKPPFANPRNSAAGSLRQKDPAVTARRRLRMICHGLGHIEGYRPASLHDGYLALAAWGLPVSDHTSRVDNVAGAVERIAYWGEHRHDVDHEIDGVVVKVDDVALQRRLGSTSRAPRWAIAYKYPPQEVQTKLLDIRVNVGRTGRVTPFAFMTPVTVSGSTVGLATLHNAAEVKRKGVLIGDTVVIRKAGDVIPEVLGPVVDLRDGSEHEFVMPTTCPECGTTLAPAKEGDADIRCPNSRSCPAQLRERVFHVAGRGAFDIEGLGYEAAVALLKAEVIDDEGDLFTLTEDALLRTDLFTTKGGTLSANGKRLLANLDKAKKQPLWRVLVALSIRHVGPTAARALATEFGSLEAITSASTEQLAAVEGVGPTIAAAVTEWFTVDWHREIVDKWRSAGVRMADERDSSVPRTLEGLTIVVTGSLPGFSRDEAKEAIVIRGGKAAGSVSKKTDYVVAGDSPGSKYDKAVELGVTILDEDGFRKLLSEGQSSSSGEE; via the coding sequence GTGAGTTCGCCAGAGGCTGATCCTGTCCCGCACGAGGTCCGGCGCACTTGGCGGGAACTGGCCGACGAGGTGCGGGAACACCAGTTCCGCTACTACGTGCGCGACTCGCCGATCATCTCCGACGAGGACTTCGACACCCTGCTGCGCCGCCTTGCCGCGCTGGAGGATGAGCATCCCGAGTTGCGCACGCCCGATTCGCCGACGCAGCTGGTCGGCGGCGCCGGCTTTGCCACTGACTTCACCTCCGCCGAGCACCTCGAGCGGATGCTGTCGCTCGACAACGTGTTCAGCACCGAGGAATTCGACGTGTGGGCCGGCCGGATCCACGCTGAAGTCGGCGCCGAGGTGCCCTTCTTGTGCGAGCTGAAGATCGACGGCGTCGCCCTGGCGTTGGTGTACCGCGACGGTCGACTGGTCCGCGCGGCCACCCGCGGCGACGGTCGCACCGGTGAGGACGTCACGAACAATGCCCGCACCATCGACGACGTGCCCGAGCGGTTGACGCCCAACGACGAGCATCCGATACCCGACGTCTTGGAGGTGCGCGGCGAGGTGTTCTTCCGACTCGCTGATTTCGAGGCGCTCAACGCCGCGCTCGTCGAGGACGGCAAGCCGCCGTTCGCGAACCCGCGCAACAGTGCCGCGGGGTCGCTGCGGCAGAAGGATCCCGCCGTCACCGCCCGCCGCAGGCTCCGGATGATCTGCCACGGGCTGGGGCATATCGAGGGCTATCGACCGGCCTCACTGCACGACGGGTATCTGGCGCTGGCCGCCTGGGGCCTGCCGGTCTCCGATCACACCAGCCGGGTGGACAACGTCGCCGGCGCAGTCGAGCGGATCGCCTATTGGGGCGAGCACCGCCACGACGTCGACCACGAAATCGACGGCGTCGTCGTGAAAGTCGACGATGTCGCGCTGCAGCGCAGGCTCGGTTCGACGTCGCGGGCGCCGCGGTGGGCGATCGCCTACAAGTACCCGCCGCAGGAAGTGCAGACCAAGCTGCTCGACATCCGGGTCAACGTCGGCCGAACCGGGCGGGTGACGCCGTTCGCGTTCATGACGCCGGTCACCGTTTCGGGGTCGACGGTCGGGCTGGCCACCTTGCACAACGCCGCCGAAGTCAAACGCAAGGGCGTGCTGATCGGCGACACCGTGGTGATTCGCAAAGCCGGCGACGTGATCCCCGAGGTGCTCGGTCCCGTCGTCGACCTTCGCGACGGCTCCGAACACGAATTCGTCATGCCCACAACGTGTCCCGAGTGCGGGACGACGCTGGCACCGGCGAAGGAAGGCGACGCCGACATCCGCTGTCCCAATTCCCGATCCTGCCCGGCGCAGTTGCGGGAGAGGGTTTTTCACGTCGCCGGCCGCGGCGCGTTCGACATCGAGGGCCTCGGCTATGAGGCGGCGGTCGCCCTGTTGAAAGCCGAGGTGATCGACGACGAGGGCGACCTGTTCACGCTGACCGAGGACGCCTTGCTGCGCACCGACCTGTTCACCACCAAGGGCGGCACCTTGTCGGCGAATGGCAAACGCCTGCTGGCGAACCTGGACAAGGCCAAAAAGCAGCCGCTGTGGCGGGTGCTGGTGGCGTTGTCGATCCGGCACGTCGGCCCGACGGCCGCGCGGGCGTTGGCCACCGAGTTCGGCAGCCTGGAGGCAATCACGTCGGCGTCGACGGAGCAGTTAGCAGCGGTCGAGGGCGTCGGTCCGACCATCGCCGCCGCGGTGACCGAGTGGTTCACCGTCGACTGGCATCGCGAGATCGTCGACAAGTGGCGGTCGGCCGGCGTGCGAATGGCCGACGAGCGCGACTCCAGCGTGCCGCGCACGCTGGAGGGCCTTACGATCGTGGTCACCGGTTCGCTGCCCGGCTTCTCCCGCGACGAGGCTAAAGAGGCCATCGTGATTCGCGGCGGCAAGGCCGCCGGATCGGTGTCGAAGAAGACCGACTACGTCGTTGCCGGCGATTCGCCGGGATCGAAATACGACAAGGCCGTCGAACTCGGCGTGACGATTCTCGATGAAGACGGGTTCCGAAAATTGTTATCCGAGGGACAATCCAGCAGTTCAGGTGAAGAGTGA
- the gatC gene encoding Asp-tRNA(Asn)/Glu-tRNA(Gln) amidotransferase subunit GatC: MPQISRDEVAHLAKLARLALTDDELNSYAGQLDAILTHVSQIQAVDVTGVEATDNPLKDVNVTRPDQIAPCLTQQEALAEAPEAVDGRFAVPQILGEPE, encoded by the coding sequence GTGCCCCAGATCTCCCGCGACGAGGTAGCCCATCTGGCCAAGCTGGCCCGGCTGGCGTTGACCGACGACGAGCTGAACAGCTACGCCGGTCAACTCGACGCCATCCTCACCCACGTCAGCCAGATCCAGGCGGTCGACGTCACCGGCGTCGAGGCGACCGACAACCCGCTCAAGGACGTCAACGTCACCCGCCCGGACCAGATCGCACCGTGCCTCACCCAGCAGGAAGCACTCGCCGAGGCGCCCGAAGCGGTCGACGGCCGCTTCGCGGTCCCGCAGATCCTCGGGGAACCGGAATGA
- a CDS encoding uroporphyrinogen decarboxylase/cobalamine-independent methonine synthase family protein, producing MSVFATASGTGSWPGSAAREAAEVVVGELGAALAHLVELPARGVGADIVGRAGALLIDVAIDTVPRGYRVASRPGAVMRRAVSLLDEDVDALEEAWEIAGLRGSGRPVKVQAPGPITLAAELELSNGHRAITDSGAFKDITASLAEGVAAHRASVSRRLATPVVVQFDEPLLPAAVAGHLAGVTTLSPVAAIEETVATSMLDICAAVAGAEVSVHCCGTALPWKVLQQSNIDAVSVDAGTLQAADLEALAEFVDSGRTVVLGVVSSSTPTRRPAVEEIAGAVVAVTDRLGFVRSALRDRIGVTPACGLAAATPQWARTAIELARKAAEVFGEDPDAI from the coding sequence GTGAGTGTTTTCGCAACCGCGAGCGGCACCGGGTCGTGGCCGGGCAGCGCGGCCCGAGAAGCGGCCGAAGTCGTCGTCGGCGAGCTCGGCGCCGCGCTGGCGCACCTGGTCGAGCTACCGGCCAGGGGAGTGGGCGCCGACATCGTCGGCCGTGCCGGTGCGCTGCTGATCGACGTGGCCATCGACACGGTGCCGCGTGGATACCGGGTGGCCTCGCGGCCCGGTGCGGTGATGCGGCGGGCGGTCAGCCTGCTCGACGAGGACGTCGATGCGCTCGAAGAGGCTTGGGAGATTGCGGGTTTGCGGGGCAGCGGGCGACCGGTCAAGGTCCAGGCGCCGGGGCCGATCACGTTGGCCGCGGAGTTGGAGCTGTCCAACGGGCACCGGGCGATCACCGATTCGGGTGCATTCAAAGACATCACCGCCTCGTTGGCCGAAGGAGTCGCCGCGCACCGGGCTTCGGTGTCACGTCGACTCGCCACACCGGTGGTGGTGCAGTTCGACGAACCGCTGCTGCCCGCAGCGGTGGCCGGCCATCTGGCCGGGGTGACCACGCTGAGCCCGGTGGCCGCCATCGAAGAGACGGTGGCCACATCGATGCTCGACATCTGCGCGGCGGTGGCGGGTGCGGAGGTGTCGGTGCATTGCTGCGGTACAGCGTTGCCGTGGAAAGTGTTGCAGCAGAGCAATATCGACGCTGTTTCAGTGGACGCCGGGACACTTCAGGCCGCCGATTTGGAGGCCCTCGCGGAATTCGTCGACTCTGGCCGGACGGTCGTGCTCGGTGTCGTCTCGTCGAGCACGCCGACGCGGCGGCCTGCGGTCGAAGAGATCGCCGGCGCGGTCGTGGCAGTCACCGATCGGCTCGGCTTCGTGCGCTCGGCGCTGCGGGATCGCATCGGTGTCACGCCGGCCTGCGGGTTGGCCGCTGCGACCCCGCAGTGGGCGCGTACCGCCATCGAACTGGCCAGGAAAGCGGCCGAGGTGTTCGGCGAGGACCCTGACGCCATCTGA
- a CDS encoding ACT domain-containing protein, with protein MSSYLLRVQLADRPGSLGSLAVALGSVGADILSLDVVERGPDYAIDDLVVELPPRAMPDTLITAAEALNGVRVDSLRPHTGLLDTHRELALIDHVAAAGDVAAKLKVLVDEAPQVLRVSWCLVLRNSGDGIQPVAGSPGAPETILSDVPWMPIGHATALDAAGEWVPQVWRDLDTTLVAAPLGGSDTAIMLGRPGGPAFRPSEVARLGYLSGIVATLLH; from the coding sequence GTGTCCTCCTATCTGCTGCGAGTTCAGCTGGCTGACCGACCGGGCAGCCTCGGCTCGCTGGCCGTTGCCCTCGGCTCAGTGGGGGCCGACATCTTGTCGCTGGACGTCGTGGAGCGCGGGCCCGACTACGCGATCGACGACCTGGTCGTCGAGTTGCCGCCGCGGGCGATGCCGGACACGCTGATCACGGCGGCCGAAGCACTCAACGGGGTGCGGGTCGACAGCTTGCGGCCGCACACCGGGTTGCTGGACACCCACCGGGAGTTGGCGCTGATCGACCACGTCGCAGCGGCGGGCGACGTCGCAGCCAAGCTGAAGGTCCTGGTCGACGAGGCACCGCAGGTGCTGCGGGTGAGCTGGTGCCTGGTGTTACGCAATTCCGGTGACGGGATCCAGCCCGTCGCAGGCAGTCCCGGCGCGCCGGAAACCATCCTGAGCGACGTGCCTTGGATGCCGATCGGGCATGCGACCGCGCTGGATGCTGCGGGCGAGTGGGTGCCGCAGGTGTGGCGCGACCTCGACACGACACTGGTGGCGGCCCCGCTCGGCGGCTCGGACACCGCGATCATGCTCGGCAGGCCGGGTGGTCCCGCGTTCCGGCCCTCGGAGGTGGCCCGGCTGGGCTACCTGTCCGGCATCGTTGCGACCCTGCTGCACTGA